The Papaver somniferum cultivar HN1 chromosome 6, ASM357369v1, whole genome shotgun sequence genome segment ttagattgtttctatatcagcttctaatccttcgaaagggaattcgttacaatttaagaaaacccctctggaatcaatccgagtcaaagtaagttgaattgaggtgagggaagctcagtggagctttgatacccaaggcctcaccgctatcacaaggcggtgcagtcacacattcaactcacagaaaccatcatgaacttcgaagtatgctaaaagagtaaccaatatttttcgaacgactttcctactaagctcgttatcctataggtctagttctattccaaattttaaagcttaggttcgcgtttggtttcgttttcctaaggcgggcaagaagagaacggtgatgaaatccgaacccttatcttgtatggccagtccttgccctttactaggaatttaaaacagccgttttcagttcctcagcatatatgcaaacgaaggaatacagtaactcgatgacaggggattcgcgagtgtttcgacaaacttacctcccgttccagacgggggatgaaccgttgtcgtcgactcgggacacaactcctatgttgtgtacgaacccgaggggccgaggtgatatcgtaatcatcgtccttctctgcaaacagtttaatatttaatctacccttccgtagggtttaaaaaattaatgtccaaatgtccaaagtccaaaagaaaggtccaaaaaataaagtgcaaaaagaaaaagaaaaatacaaaataaaaagaattcctaatacaatctaataaaataacactctctttttttttttctctctttttctataaaataaaaaaaattcttcttctttagctcctttcgttttgccttttacttcaagtctttaaatattcgccaaaagctttggaaaaaatttctttcgctccaaattcccaaaatctgaaaggaaaagacaaaaacccaaaaacgtaaagaagaacaaaaaaaactaaaaataaataaatctaaaaactctatcctaaagacaagcccgcgttggcggcgccaaaaattgatagtattttcaatgatgttgtagtaaagagttcgttgaggcttgtgaaggcaatgaattctagacttaatagaacttaaaaatatagaaaacttaactcaaaaattgatttcaagtgattggaaaataaccaagacactagaatccactattacacatgaatgatgtcaaatatttcataactctaattatccttttaatcctttatttcttaatccacaaataatcaaacatattctcaaaaattaattgtatcccctaagcatagattatctaaccaaagcataacctatctaattgaatcacaactaatgaagaaaattatgtaaacttttaagaactctgcaaaagcagtgattgagtgaattataattaaatattagagaaaatgaaatagttacccattgttcatgtgtgaatatcttcatccattgccttggttacgagagaattagccgctcatcatgttggaaacacgctaaaaagttgatttcatttatgctcaaagggttacaaatgatgaataagggagaattataataaaaaacgggtttgcaacgcttataactgttgaaaaaaccgttacaaagatccctactgttgttgttgcgtttttaagtctgcctgtaaactgcgacccacaaaATGAGTTGATGTCACTGtccaaaaacgactgctggtgcaggtccgttcttcgtgttcttcagttttgcagcagcagaaatggcagctctgcaaatttgatttttcgctctgtggtgctctttttctctcccaatgTCTCCGTCccacttctctatgatcccctcaccctatatatactcaacaacagcaaaatatcacgcaataactctcacaaattttcattaaactcggcagtgaagaaaaatattctaggaatattttcttccctgttttagcttctcacgtgtttctacagctgcaaaatctcctcatttatcttctttacggtccagagtgttgctagagtcatcatacacgagcagaacacgcataaatcttccaaaacccgtgaactattcttctcatgcacgggcttccatgattccttgtcacggattttccagccaaatttgatcgaaacaaacacccataccagctcttttatgacatatcacaactacccatgaagtttcagccctttagtccacctagaacatcttcaaatttcgatcgaaacattatcagagagctgccacatttttcccgccaatttttaagtttcaaatgaagaagatggtgtccccctaaccagatgtggggtgcgaataacagctgcctttttggggtgccccttagtaattgaggtgcccctgaaccaaatctgggctccgtatagcaagtgtcctccgggggtgttccgagtgatttttcgagccgatttttccaacaatatttattttccaaaaatacctaaaaatacacaaaacaccataataaggacgaaaacgagtaccaacaatacgaaacattaaggacaaattagacacataaatgcgtctatcagtaggtttctgtcttagctacattcatcattattcttgaccttatgtcaaaagatgatcatgtggaaattgccttgaaacatcttacatgatttgtgtgagacagtcatttgatgtcgacttggaaagtttcatattgatcattcgatcacttgaaagttGCTCATTAGATAATGGTGTATGTGAGACattcattgtcgtcttctaagaatgtttcaatgattgaaatgagagttaagagctaaaacccatatCTGGATATATTATGGTTTTTGTACTtaatgtacgaactgttttgacggaattcaggaccgaaAGTTTGCATACctattcgcaaacttattcaactgtttaagtcagggtacttaagtttgcatacccattcacaaactgatttaactgttgaagtccgggaaccaagtctgcgtacccgtttgcaaacagtttcaactgagttcggtccggagctaaagtttgcgtacccgtttgcaaacttttagcttgtgaccaatgtccggaacttaagtttgcatacccgttcgcaaatttaagtggttcaagttcttaaatcggtaaagtatgatttcatactcatgaacaaatacatttatataataaggaatgcaatctttgcaaaccgtggattaaatattcatgaattgattcttccgaatcaagCCGATATTGCTTCGATCCATTCATGTATTTTACTACAagataatgaacaattgaacaactctacgaAGAACGCAATCAGATCCTTTGATCATCAtaattgatctagatgtgttagatgaatgtggattatacaaaagtgttcatatgactaactttggttaactactattgaaccaaccttatgtacacgttttggtacggttacccatatctaaatgaagtatatttcatttgtgtgtgacaagctaagtccatctaacgatggagagatatttctttggtttcaagcaaaaattagtttgcatcttaaatcaggatttcatctaacggtgaataatgaatgctttgtttctaagctaactaagcaaaccttgatttgaaagctatataaaggagaactctagcaactgggaaacctaatccccacatctcttgtgtgatactagttgcgtactagattcGGTtttccattaacctaggtttttcctaaaaccatttaggttaacgacttaaagacttcattgggattctgaagccaaatccaactattttttctgtagttgcatattctgatcttacttgttctatcttatcgagtactatcttctctaagattggctcgagatttatctccaataggtaagatataaaaagtaatcacaaagccctttgtctcattttttgtgattccataataacttgttcttactaccatatagttaagtgattgtgaggtgattgatatttttaggctgttcttcgggaatgtaagaccggattatcaattggttcatgtgcaccttgatttatcataagacagaacaaaacttcataggtatttctatgggagacagatttatctatcagaatagacatttctgtgggagacagatttgttcataagtcttcgacttttggtcgtcgagttgtgggtgagatcaactaagggaatcaagtgcgtagagtcctgctgggattcaggggCGCAATGAACGCGAATGTACCtcgatcagtgtaagattggttagggcccaactacattctagtccgaagttaatttgtagtaggctagtgtctgtagcggcttaagacagtgtggtgttcaatctggctaggtcccggggtttttctactttgcggtttcctcattagaaAAAATtcggcgtctgtgttatttattttcagcattatatttgtttatataattgaaaatcacaggttgtgtgcagttcaatcaattggtaaattgaacctttggtttttgattgaaattgattgacacttgaacattggtctttgataccgttcaagttgtttctcataataatcaggctcgcggattctatatgtttgatttgctgattacattgagaaattgagatataactcttggatacttttccttgattgagtctgactgtctagttgattctcttggaattgtattggagttctccatacagattgccgaacgaaatattgggtgtggttgttagacccctgctttttcaggaTTGAAttcctgacttcctccttactaaAGTTGAtaggataccactgagctatgcccCTGACTTTCTCATCTTATATCAACATGAGAATAATAGTATGTCTAGAATACTGATTCCGTTCCTTCCAACCAAACAAGCCATTAGTCTCTTTTGTGGACTTTGCTGGCAGCGAAGCTCGGTGTAAGCAGAGTGTGAGATACAACTAGTCACAAACAATTATATGTGCGGAAATATCCGTCCAGCCTCTGGACTTTTAGCCTTATAATATACACACTGTTTTTCGTTGGTAAAATCTGGGAAGTTTTGCAAGAGGAAGAGAGATCGAGTTTTAGAGAGAGAAACTGTGAAATTTTCTCGTAATGGCGGAAGATCTAGTTTTAGATACAGCAATCAGAGATTGGGTTTTGATCCCACTCTCTGTAGTCATGGTTCTAATTGGCATCCTTCGTTATTTTGTTTCTAAactcatgcgatcttcttctacACCAGATGCAAAGATGGTCAAAGAAGGGTTTGTatattcaaaaccctagaaaatctttttcttttcaattcacCTATAAATTTCTTATTCTGATTCTTTTGTTTGTTGATATCATAGGCAGGTTGTTCTTAGGGCAAGGAATTTGCGAGTTGCTGCTAATTTTATTCCTTTGAAGTCATTTCGAGTTCGCAAAGCTTATTTCACTAACGAGGTTTGAATTCTATCTTAGGTTTTGGTTGATTAATATATGGTTCTCTTCTTATGGAAATTGCTTATGTTCGCTAGAGTTTGGATAGTTTAGTGATACTAGATATGTAGGATTAGGTATGTTTTGTAGTTAAACCATGAGTTGGTCGTAAAGATTGCATTACAAACGTCTCAAAGCACCAGGATTGGTGAATAGCTGCACTTGAATTTAGGCTACACATTTGTGTGCACAAGACATAGGCTCACTGTATGAGTTTGGTTAGCTTGAACACCCATTTCCCAGTTTTGGTAACTCCTCAGAATTAGCCAACATGATTGGAAGTTGTCAAACAAAACAAGTATTTTATCCACCAAACTTCTCTAAGATCGGTATAACTACACAAGTGCTTAATTAGGAAATAGTGAAGGCAGACCACTAACCTGAAGGTTCCATAGACTAGTTCAAACACTACCTAACTTTTCTAAGATCAGCACAGAACTACGCAAGTGCTTAAACAGGAATTAGTGAAAGCAGAAACAGAGTTGTCCACTAACCGGAAGAAGGTTCCGTGGCCTAAATTCAAACACTACCAAAAAGGTCAAGCAGGAGgaaagagagagaattttttaGATAACCCCCACAATGGAAACAGGTTCTTTACTTCTTTTACTCTTTAGAGACTTATTGATGAGAGATTTGTAGATTTGTAACAATGCCAGCAGCAATTGTTCCCTTTATCAGTGTATGTAGCTCTTTGTCACCGCCGATTGCAGTAAAACAACTAGAGAGCGCTTGTAATCATGAAGCTGTATTGTAAAAAGAGAAACAATGAGATGCAGAAGGCTATGCTTGGACAGACTCGGTTTCGAATTTGCAGAAAACCTCCATCCACAACATCCACGTTTAGTCTTTTATTAATATAAGATAAATATTACAAAGAAAGTAGCCGAGGAAACAACATCAGAACGTAGATCGCAATACAAATTAAGGATACTAtaaaaccatatatatatggCAATTGACCAGAAATCCATAGTCAGCAAAAGTTTCCTCAGGTTTGAACTTCTGTTGTCTGGTTATGTAGGACACAATATTTAGAGATTTGCTGAACCTTGAAAAAACTTACTGCCTTGGTGTTGCATGGTTGGTTGCATGTTTTCAATGTTGAGTTCCATTATATGTGATATAGTTGAAAATGCATGAAAATTTTGAGGATATCATTTTCGCTACTAGGCCGTTGGCAGCGGtttcgaaaaaataaataaataaattcttgCTGTAATGACAGGAAGATGGTTTACTTCACGTTCCTAAGGGGACAGCAGCTCCAAATCCACAAGCTCAGATGTTGTCTGATCCTAATATGGCCATGGATATGATGAAGAAAAATCTTTCTATGATCATTCCCcaggtaatctagtcaatttgaTGGTTTATTCATATTTTAAACACTTGCTTGCTTGGGAATACTCACCTTCTTGTCCTATATTGTCCCTTATTTTCAGACCCTCACTTTTGCATGGGTCAACTTTTTCTTCTCTGGTTTTGTTGCTGGTATGTGTCGGAACTTTCTCATTGTGAATTGTTGGTGATTTATTATCTATGTTGGGGCCAATAAGAAGGGCGGACATTTGTTATTTCTATGAACTTCCGATACAGTTAGGAGATTCTTTACATGCTTGTTCCGTGTCCATCTGATTTGCCTTCTTTCCGGTCTTTCATTCAGCCAAGATACCATTTCCACTTACTCAGAGGTTCAGATCAATGTTACAAAATGGAATTGACTTGAGCACCGTTGACGTCAGCTACGTTAGCAGCCGCTCATGGTAACTATTATCTTTTTTGGACCAGAACTTTGCATCTATCGGTTAGGATTTCTTAGTTGATCTTGTGATCTTTGTGAAACATTTATCACCATTTTCATGCAGGTATTTTCTCAACCTGTTTGGATTAAGGGGTCTTTTCAGCCTTATTCTGGGAGAAGAAAATGGTGATTACTAGTCTTCTAACTCCTGGTTTAGTGTTTTGGTCACAGCTTAAAGACATGAGAATAGATGTGACGGAGTTTGAAGTTTATCTTTTGTTACTAGTTAGTAATTTATTGTTTTGGCAATGCAGCTACTGATGACACACAGAAAATGATGCAAATGAGTGGATTTGGAATGGATGCCACAAAGGTAATTTTCGAGTGTTCTGCCTAGCGGTTTCATATTTGTCTATCAAGCTATGCATCCTGCAGCATATATACATACAAATTGGTGCTTTCCTACAGTTGATTCtattttcttctcatttcttTTTTCAGACTCTGGGTGCAGAGAAAGACAGCCTTGACATCATCCAGCATGACTGGGTCCTGCCAAAATTCGAAAAGCGTGCTGAAAGAGTGTTGAGAAAACTTGTCGCCTAATTCCCACTCAACAAAATACAATTTGACCTCAATTTCAGTTTCATGTGTACCTGTGCGATCATCGTCCAACATGATTGGATTCACCGTAAATTCGGGAGGCTTTTGGAAAGGGTCCTGAGAATTCCGGTCACCTGATTTTCTCTCAATCGATTACAGTGTAACCTTAGAATCAGTTTTCACGTGTGCTTCTGGGTCTCTAGAGGGTTTTATGTTTTAGTAGATAATGTTGTTGGATGAGTTTTATCGAAAACTTGAGGGATAGCTGCAATTGTTTATCAGAAAGATGGAGAACAAATGGCCACTACACTTTCTAATCAATTCCATTTCTAAGCTTAATCTTTATCCTCTTTCAGTCATTTTATCATAACTAAGTTTGTATTTTAAAGCAGTCTAGGAACTCCAAAGTTATTGCCTTCAGCTAAACAGGGCCATTCTAAGCTCTGCGGTGAATCAAAGCCCTCACAGAGTCTTGATACAACAAAGCCATGTTATCGAAATTAAAATatactatttttttttacttcctAAAACACACTGATAAAACTCCCAGATGATGCCAATAGATAAAGAACTCTGAAATGAGAAAGGAGGAAAAAATTCGGAACTTGTTTGATTCGGACCTACTTAACTATTTCCGAGTCTAAATTATATTGTTAGAAATGCACCAATACATAATAACAGCTTCCTGTACACCTGAAGAGAGGTAATCTTCTTTCTTGGGCCTAAAAGACCATCCTTTGAAGGTTAGCTTGACCCCAGGCCTTGCTGTCTCATCCTCCAAAGGTAAGTTTGATCTTCACCAATTTACGGTGTACCTCATCCGAGGATTAGTCTGTTGTATTATATCGTGTACTCGTATTatttgcttcatatcttctactCCAACTCCAGGCAAGCTTGGTCTACTCATCTGCGAGGACCTCCAAACATAGG includes the following:
- the LOC113288086 gene encoding ER membrane protein complex subunit 3-like, yielding MAEDLVLDTAIRDWVLIPLSVVMVLIGILRYFVSKLMRSSSTPDAKMVKEGQVVLRARNLRVAANFIPLKSFRVRKAYFTNEEDGLLHVPKGTAAPNPQAQMLSDPNMAMDMMKKNLSMIIPQTLTFAWVNFFFSGFVAAKIPFPLTQRFRSMLQNGIDLSTVDVSYVSSRSWYFLNLFGLRGLFSLILGEENATDDTQKMMQMSGFGMDATKTLGAEKDSLDIIQHDWVLPKFEKRAERVLRKLVA